The following nucleotide sequence is from Treponema pectinovorum.
TAAATTTTCTTGACTTTGCTTATAATGAAAGGTATATTGAGAATATGGACTTAAGAACTGTATTAACACCCGAAACTGTAGAGCTTCATCTACAGGGAAAAACTAAAGAAGACATCATAGATGAGATGCTAGAAATTTTAATCAAGGCTGGAAAAGTAACCGATAAAGCTGCTGCGAGAGAGTGCGTGCTTGATCGTGAACGCAAGATGTCTACTGGAATGAAGCACGGAATTGCGATTCCGCATGGAAAAACAGACACTGTTTCTGATTTGGTAGCTTGCATTGGAATTTCTGACAATCCTGTTGATTTTGATTCTCTTGATCAGGAACCTTGTCGTATTTTTATTATGACACTTTCTCCAGTTAACAAGACAGGACCGCACCTTCAATTTTTGGCTGAGGTGAGTTTGTTGTTCAAAAGTGCAGAAAAAAGACAGCAAATTCTTAACACTCAGGACAAGGCTGAAGTTATAAAGATTCTTACAGAATAGAATATCAACGATGTATGTAATAGCCTCTTGGCCTGTTGGTCGGAGGCTTTTTTTATTTGAATGCGTTAGAGACAGTAGTGGCGCAAGTTGCGAAGCAATGGAGCGATAGCGGAACCACGGATGGCTCGACCCGCCATTTATGGCGGGGAACGCCCAAAGTAAATTGCATTATTTGATTTTTTTGCCAATTTTTTTGGAGATTATATGAAATTTGAAAAACTTTTTACTTCTAAAAATCATTTGCTTTTTAAAATGGATGGCACTCAGGTTCCCATTACGGAAAAAATGGTTAAGCGAATAAAATGGAGTGAAATTGAAGGCGCGGAAGAAGTTTACAACGAAGAATTTTTGGCAAAGTTGCGCGATGAACTTAAAACGCTCGAAGAAAAAGGCGAATTTGTTTTTGTTGAATGTGCGTACGACAAAAAAGCGATTCCTGGTCAATACAACAATGCGATAAAGCATGCAAGCAGGCGGATTAAAGATTGCAAATCGGTTATCGGCTTTGCACTTCCAGAACAGATTGCCTGCGATGTGGATGTTTTAAAAGATTTTTTTGACAAAATTTCAGAGAAACACCCGCATTACGTTTATTTTTCGAA
It contains:
- a CDS encoding PTS sugar transporter subunit IIA, with the protein product MDLRTVLTPETVELHLQGKTKEDIIDEMLEILIKAGKVTDKAAARECVLDRERKMSTGMKHGIAIPHGKTDTVSDLVACIGISDNPVDFDSLDQEPCRIFIMTLSPVNKTGPHLQFLAEVSLLFKSAEKRQQILNTQDKAEVIKILTE